In Aureibaculum algae, the following are encoded in one genomic region:
- the rpsS gene encoding 30S ribosomal protein S19, with the protein MARSLKKGPYVFHKLEKKVQTNIDSGKKSVIKTWSRASMITPDFVGQTIGVHNGRQFVPVYITENMVGHKLGEFSPTRSFRGHGGTKNKGKR; encoded by the coding sequence ATGGCACGTTCATTAAAAAAAGGACCTTACGTTTTCCATAAATTGGAAAAGAAAGTACAAACTAATATAGATTCTGGAAAAAAATCTGTAATCAAAACATGGTCAAGAGCCTCAATGATTACACCTGACTTTGTTGGACAAACAATTGGAGTTCACAATGGTCGTCAATTTGTTCCAGTATATATTACTGAAAACATGGTAGGTCATAAATTAGGAGAATTTTCACCAACTCGTTCGTTTAGAGGACATGGTGGTACGAAAAATAAAGGTAAAAGATAA
- the rplB gene encoding 50S ribosomal protein L2, with protein MSLRKLKPVTPGQRHKVLNTFETLTTDKPEKSLLAPKKRSGGRNSGGKMTMRYLGGGHKKRYRIIDFKREKDGIPATVKSIEYDPNRTAYIALLNYADGEKRYVIAQAGLQVGQTVLSGEKATPEVGNAKILKDLPLGTIISCIELHPGQGAVIARSAGSFAQLIAREGKYGTIKMPSSEVRLILLTCKATIGVVSNSDHQLEVSGKAGRSRWQGRRPRTRPVVMNPVDHPMGGGEGKSSGGHPRSRNGIPAKGFKTRSKTKASNKYIVERRKK; from the coding sequence ATGTCATTAAGAAAATTAAAACCAGTAACTCCAGGTCAACGTCATAAAGTATTAAATACTTTTGAAACGTTAACTACTGACAAGCCTGAAAAGAGTTTGTTAGCACCGAAAAAAAGATCTGGTGGTAGAAATAGTGGAGGAAAGATGACCATGCGATATTTGGGTGGTGGTCATAAAAAAAGATACCGTATTATCGATTTTAAAAGAGAGAAAGACGGTATACCAGCTACAGTAAAGTCTATAGAGTATGATCCTAATCGTACTGCTTATATCGCTTTATTAAATTATGCTGATGGTGAAAAAAGATATGTAATTGCTCAAGCTGGTTTACAGGTTGGACAAACAGTATTATCTGGAGAGAAAGCAACGCCAGAGGTAGGTAATGCTAAAATCTTAAAAGATTTACCATTAGGTACAATAATTTCTTGTATTGAATTACATCCTGGTCAAGGAGCAGTTATTGCTCGTAGTGCAGGTTCTTTTGCTCAGTTAATTGCAAGAGAAGGGAAATATGGAACAATCAAAATGCCTTCTAGTGAAGTAAGATTAATTTTACTTACATGTAAAGCAACTATAGGTGTTGTATCTAATTCAGATCATCAATTGGAAGTATCTGGTAAAGCAGGTAGATCTAGATGGCAAGGTAGAAGACCAAGAACTAGACCAGTAGTTATGAATCCAGTAGATCATCCAATGGGTGGTGGTGAAGGTAAATCTTCAGGTGGACATCCAAGATCTAGAAACGGTATTCCTGCAAAAGGATTTAAAACACGTTCTAAGACGAAAGCGAGTAATAAGTATATCGTAGAACGTAGAAAAAAATAA
- the rpsN gene encoding 30S ribosomal protein S14, with protein sequence MAKESMKAREVKRRKTVAKYAERRKALKEAGDFEGLQKLPKNASPVRLHNRCKLTGRPKGYMRTFGISRVTFREMANQGLIPGVRKASW encoded by the coding sequence ATGGCTAAAGAATCAATGAAAGCCCGTGAGGTAAAAAGAAGAAAAACAGTAGCTAAATATGCTGAGAGACGTAAAGCTTTAAAAGAAGCTGGCGATTTCGAAGGATTACAAAAGTTACCTAAAAACGCTTCTCCTGTTCGATTACACAATCGTTGTAAATTAACAGGAAGACCTAAAGGGTATATGAGAACCTTCGGAATTTCTCGTGTAACATTTCGTGAAATGGCTAACCAAGGTTTAATACCTGGTGTTAGAAAAGCGAGTTGGTAA
- the rplV gene encoding 50S ribosomal protein L22: MGVRKKLRAQQLKEDRKTKFFAKLNGCPTSPRKMRLVADQIRGVEVEKALALLKFSPKAASRDLEKLTLSAIANWQAKNEDANIEDAGLFVKEIYVDSAAMLKRLRPAPQGRAHRIRKRSNHVTMILGEKNNTSNS, translated from the coding sequence ATGGGAGTTCGAAAAAAATTAAGAGCACAGCAGCTTAAAGAAGATCGCAAAACTAAATTTTTTGCAAAGTTAAATGGTTGTCCAACTTCGCCAAGAAAAATGCGATTGGTTGCTGATCAGATTAGAGGTGTTGAAGTAGAAAAGGCATTAGCTCTTTTGAAATTCAGTCCAAAGGCAGCTTCACGTGATTTAGAGAAGTTGACTTTGTCTGCAATAGCAAACTGGCAAGCAAAAAATGAAGATGCAAATATCGAGGATGCTGGATTATTTGTAAAAGAAATTTATGTTGATAGTGCAGCAATGTTAAAGAGATTAAGACCGGCTCCACAAGGGCGTGCACATAGAATAAGAAAACGTTCTAATCATGTTACTATGATATTAGGAGAAAAAAATAATACAAGCAATTCGTAA
- the rplP gene encoding 50S ribosomal protein L16: MLQPKRTKYRKVQKAKGNMKGNAQRGHRLSNGMFGIKSLDQDLLTSRQIEAARIAATRYMKRQGSIWIKIFPDKPITKKPLEVRMGKGKGAPEYFVAVVKPGRILFEIGGVSIEVAKEALRLAAQKLPVRTKFIIARDYEENEA, from the coding sequence ATGTTACAACCAAAAAGAACGAAATATCGTAAAGTACAGAAGGCTAAAGGGAACATGAAAGGGAATGCCCAAAGAGGTCATAGACTTTCAAACGGTATGTTCGGTATAAAATCTTTAGATCAAGACCTACTTACATCACGTCAGATTGAGGCAGCTCGTATTGCAGCAACGCGTTATATGAAAAGACAAGGAAGTATTTGGATTAAAATATTTCCAGACAAACCTATTACGAAAAAGCCTTTAGAGGTACGTATGGGTAAAGGTAAAGGTGCTCCAGAATATTTTGTAGCTGTGGTAAAACCAGGTAGAATTTTATTCGAAATAGGAGGTGTATCAATCGAAGTTGCTAAAGAAGCACTGAGATTAGCAGCACAGAAACTACCTGTAAGAACAAAATTTATTATCGCAAGAGATTACGAGGAAAACGAGGCCTAA
- the rplE gene encoding 50S ribosomal protein L5 encodes MAYVPRLKEEYNSRIKAALTEEFGYKNIMQVPKLQKIVISKGVGAAVADKKLIDYALDEVTKISGQKAIATMSKKDVASFKLRKGMPIGVKVTLRGQKMYEFLDRLVTASLPRVRDFRGIKSTGFDGRGNYNLGIIEQIIFPEIDIDKVNKISGMDITFVTSADTDKEAKSLLNELGLPFKKN; translated from the coding sequence ATGGCATACGTACCTAGACTTAAAGAAGAATATAATAGCAGAATTAAAGCTGCTTTAACCGAAGAGTTCGGCTATAAAAATATTATGCAAGTTCCTAAATTACAAAAAATTGTAATTAGCAAAGGTGTAGGTGCTGCAGTAGCTGATAAAAAGTTAATTGATTATGCTCTTGACGAAGTGACCAAAATATCTGGTCAAAAAGCAATAGCAACTATGTCTAAGAAAGATGTTGCATCGTTCAAATTACGTAAAGGAATGCCAATTGGTGTTAAAGTTACGTTACGTGGACAAAAGATGTACGAATTTTTAGATAGATTAGTAACAGCATCATTACCACGTGTAAGAGATTTTAGAGGTATAAAATCTACGGGTTTTGACGGAAGAGGTAATTACAATTTAGGAATTATTGAACAAATTATTTTTCCTGAGATTGATATTGATAAGGTGAATAAAATTAGTGGTATGGATATTACTTTTGTAACTTCTGCCGATACTGATAAAGAAGCAAAATCATTGTTAAACGAATTAGGTTTACCATTTAAAAAAAATTAA
- the rpsQ gene encoding 30S ribosomal protein S17, with protein MEKRNLRKERIGVVSSNKMEKSIVVNEVSKAKHPMYGKFVIKTKKYVAHDEKNDCNEGDTVKIMETRPLSKTKRWRLVEILERAK; from the coding sequence ATGGAAAAAAGAAATCTTAGAAAAGAAAGAATAGGAGTTGTTTCAAGTAACAAAATGGAGAAATCTATTGTTGTTAATGAAGTATCAAAAGCAAAGCATCCTATGTACGGAAAGTTCGTTATTAAGACGAAGAAATATGTTGCACATGACGAAAAAAACGACTGCAATGAAGGGGATACTGTAAAGATCATGGAAACAAGACCTTTAAGTAAAACCAAACGTTGGAGATTAGTAGAAATCTTAGAAAGAGCTAAATAA
- the rplO gene encoding 50S ribosomal protein L15 — MELNNLRPAKGAVKSKAKRIGRGQGSGKGGTATRGHNGAKSRSGYSKKIGFEGGQMPIQRRLPKFGFTNINRKEYAAINLDTLQTMVDNGSIKDTVTFEILVNNGVVGKNDLVKILGRGELKAKLDITVHKFTATAKEAIEKVGGKAVTL; from the coding sequence ATGGAATTAAACAACTTAAGACCTGCCAAAGGTGCAGTTAAAAGTAAAGCGAAAAGAATAGGTAGAGGTCAAGGATCTGGAAAAGGTGGTACAGCTACAAGAGGTCATAACGGTGCTAAGTCTCGTTCTGGTTATTCTAAGAAAATAGGATTTGAAGGTGGTCAAATGCCAATTCAACGTCGTTTACCTAAATTTGGGTTTACTAACATTAACCGAAAAGAATACGCGGCTATAAATTTAGATACCTTACAAACTATGGTAGATAATGGTAGCATTAAAGATACAGTTACTTTTGAAATTCTAGTTAATAATGGAGTTGTTGGTAAAAATGACTTGGTTAAAATTTTAGGTAGAGGAGAATTAAAAGCGAAATTAGATATTACTGTACATAAATTTACTGCAACAGCAAAAGAAGCTATTGAAAAGGTAGGTGGAAAAGCAGTAACATTATAA
- the rplX gene encoding 50S ribosomal protein L24, whose product MIKIKLKTGDTVRVTTGEDKGKEGKIVKILKDKNKAVVEGVNMVSKHTKPSAQNPQGGISKFEAPIQISNIMLVENGNTTRVGYKIEGDKKVRFSKKSKEII is encoded by the coding sequence ATGATAAAGATCAAACTAAAAACAGGCGATACTGTTAGAGTAACAACAGGAGAAGATAAAGGTAAAGAAGGAAAGATTGTTAAAATTCTTAAAGATAAGAACAAAGCAGTTGTAGAGGGTGTTAATATGGTATCTAAACATACGAAACCAAGTGCTCAAAATCCTCAAGGTGGAATTTCAAAATTTGAAGCTCCTATCCAAATATCTAACATTATGTTAGTAGAAAATGGCAATACCACTAGAGTGGGATATAAAATTGAGGGCGACAAAAAAGTAAGATTCTCTAAAAAATCAAAAGAAATTATTTAG
- the rpsC gene encoding 30S ribosomal protein S3 translates to MGQKTNPIGNRLGIIRGWESNWYGGNDYGDKLAEDYKIREYVHTRLAKASVARVIIERTLKLITITITTARPGIIIGKGGQEVDKLKEELKKITGKEVQINIFEIKRPELDAFLVATSIARQIENRISYRRAIKMAIAATIRMNAEGIKVQISGRLNGAEMARSESYKEGRIPLSTFRADIDYALVESHTTYGRIGVKVWIMKGEVYGKRELSPLVGLSKKQGKGGHKGGGRKPQRRK, encoded by the coding sequence ATGGGACAAAAAACTAATCCAATAGGAAATCGTTTAGGAATTATCAGAGGATGGGAATCTAACTGGTATGGTGGAAATGACTACGGCGATAAGCTTGCAGAAGATTATAAAATTAGAGAGTACGTACACACTAGATTGGCTAAAGCAAGTGTTGCTAGAGTTATTATAGAACGTACACTTAAATTGATAACGATAACAATTACTACGGCTCGTCCTGGAATTATTATTGGAAAAGGTGGTCAAGAAGTTGATAAGTTGAAAGAAGAACTTAAAAAGATTACTGGTAAAGAAGTACAGATAAATATTTTTGAAATTAAACGTCCTGAATTAGATGCTTTTTTAGTAGCAACTAGTATTGCACGTCAAATTGAAAATAGAATATCTTATAGAAGAGCAATTAAAATGGCTATTGCTGCAACAATTAGAATGAATGCTGAAGGTATTAAGGTACAAATTTCAGGTCGTTTAAATGGAGCAGAAATGGCACGTTCAGAATCTTATAAAGAAGGAAGAATACCTCTTTCTACATTTAGAGCTGATATTGATTATGCTTTAGTAGAATCTCATACTACTTATGGAAGAATAGGTGTTAAAGTATGGATTATGAAAGGTGAAGTGTATGGCAAAAGAGAATTGTCTCCATTAGTTGGCTTGTCTAAGAAACAAGGTAAAGGTGGTCACAAAGGTGGAGGAAGAAAGCCTCAAAGAAGAAAATAA
- the rpsH gene encoding 30S ribosomal protein S8, with the protein MYTDPIADYLTRIRNAANAGLRVVEIPASNLKKEMTKILFDQGYILSYKFEENKVQDSIKIALKYDSVSKQPVIKKIERISKPGLRKYVNTSDLPRVLNGLGIAIVSTSKGVMTNKQAKLENVGGEVLCYVY; encoded by the coding sequence ATGTATACAGATCCTATTGCAGATTATTTAACAAGAATTAGAAATGCAGCGAATGCAGGACTAAGAGTTGTTGAAATACCAGCTTCTAACTTAAAGAAAGAAATGACTAAGATTTTATTTGATCAAGGTTATATCTTAAGTTATAAGTTTGAAGAAAATAAAGTTCAAGATTCTATTAAGATTGCTTTGAAATATGATAGTGTTTCAAAACAGCCTGTAATTAAGAAAATTGAAAGAATTAGTAAACCAGGTTTACGTAAATATGTAAATACTTCTGATTTACCAAGAGTTTTAAATGGTCTTGGTATTGCGATAGTGTCAACCTCTAAAGGTGTGATGACTAACAAACAGGCCAAATTGGAAAATGTTGGTGGAGAAGTTTTATGTTACGTTTACTAA
- the rpsE gene encoding 30S ribosomal protein S5: MYQKYGNVEHVKPSGLDLKDHLVGVQRVTKVTKGGRTFGFSAIVVVGNENGVVGHGLGKSKDVASAIAKAIEDAKKNLIRIPIIKHTIPHEQKGKYAGAKVFLKPATHGTGVIAGGAVRMVLESVGVHDVLSKSQGSSNPHNVVKATFDALLQMRDANTIAKERGISLNKVFNG, from the coding sequence ATGTATCAAAAATACGGAAACGTTGAACACGTAAAACCAAGTGGATTAGATTTAAAAGATCATTTGGTTGGAGTACAAAGGGTTACTAAAGTAACAAAAGGTGGTAGAACATTTGGTTTTTCAGCAATTGTTGTTGTTGGTAATGAAAATGGTGTTGTAGGTCATGGTCTTGGAAAATCTAAGGATGTTGCCTCTGCTATTGCAAAAGCTATTGAAGACGCTAAAAAAAATTTAATAAGAATACCAATCATAAAACATACAATACCTCACGAACAAAAAGGTAAGTATGCTGGTGCAAAAGTATTTTTAAAACCTGCTACTCATGGTACTGGTGTAATTGCTGGTGGTGCTGTACGTATGGTATTAGAATCTGTTGGTGTACATGATGTATTATCAAAATCACAAGGTTCTTCAAATCCTCATAACGTGGTAAAAGCAACTTTTGATGCTTTATTGCAAATGCGTGATGCAAATACTATTGCTAAAGAAAGAGGAATTTCTTTAAACAAAGTTTTTAACGGATAA
- the rplR gene encoding 50S ribosomal protein L18: MALSKLQRRQRIKQRIRKIVSGTNEKPRLSVFRSNKEIDAQLIDDITGNTLVAVSSRDKGIAAKGTKIEVAAAVGKALAEKATKSGIEGVAFDRNGYLYHGRVKALADGAREAGLKF; the protein is encoded by the coding sequence ATGGCATTATCAAAGCTTCAGAGAAGACAAAGAATTAAGCAAAGAATTAGAAAAATTGTTTCAGGTACAAATGAAAAGCCAAGGCTTTCAGTATTTAGAAGTAATAAAGAAATTGATGCTCAATTAATAGATGATATTACTGGTAACACATTGGTTGCAGTATCATCAAGAGATAAAGGAATTGCTGCCAAAGGCACAAAAATTGAAGTAGCTGCTGCAGTAGGTAAAGCATTGGCTGAAAAAGCGACAAAATCTGGAATAGAAGGTGTTGCTTTTGATAGAAATGGTTATTTATACCACGGTAGAGTAAAGGCTCTTGCGGATGGAGCAAGAGAAGCAGGATTAAAATTTTAA
- the rpmC gene encoding 50S ribosomal protein L29, which translates to MKQSEIKELAVADIQEKLAGVKKNYSDLKMAHAITPLENPIQLKDLRKTVARLATELTKREVQ; encoded by the coding sequence ATGAAACAATCAGAAATTAAAGAATTAGCTGTAGCAGATATACAGGAAAAATTGGCAGGAGTAAAAAAGAACTATTCAGATCTTAAAATGGCACACGCTATCACTCCACTTGAGAATCCAATTCAACTGAAAGATTTAAGAAAGACAGTTGCAAGATTAGCCACAGAATTAACTAAAAGAGAAGTACAGTAA
- the rpsJ gene encoding 30S ribosomal protein S10, producing MSQKIRIKLKSYDHNLVDKSAEKIVKTVKSTGAVINGPIPLPTHKKIFTVLRSPHVNKKSREQFQLSSYKRLLDIYSSSSKTIDALMKLELPSGVEVEIKV from the coding sequence ATGAGTCAAAAAATTAGAATAAAATTAAAATCTTACGATCATAATTTAGTAGATAAATCTGCTGAGAAAATCGTAAAAACAGTTAAGAGTACAGGTGCTGTTATTAATGGGCCAATTCCATTACCAACACACAAGAAAATATTTACAGTATTAAGATCACCACACGTAAATAAAAAATCTAGAGAGCAATTTCAATTAAGTTCTTATAAAAGATTATTAGATATTTACAGTTCATCATCAAAAACAATTGATGCTTTAATGAAGCTAGAATTGCCAAGTGGTGTTGAAGTAGAGATCAAAGTATAA
- the rplD gene encoding 50S ribosomal protein L4 — MKVEVIDINGKKTGRKVELSDAIFAIEPNKHAVYLDVKQFLANQRQGTHKAKERAEIKGSTRKIKKQKGTGTARAGSIKSPVFRGGGRIFGPRPRSYSFKLNKGLKRLARQSALSIKAKDNNIVVVENFEFDAPKTKNFTNVLNALELNNKKTLFVLDASNKNVYLSSRNLKGTSVVNASSLSTYGMLNANKIVLTEGSIGEIESNLSK, encoded by the coding sequence ATGAAAGTAGAAGTTATAGATATCAACGGGAAAAAAACTGGAAGAAAAGTTGAGCTTTCAGATGCGATTTTTGCAATAGAACCAAATAAGCATGCTGTTTATTTAGATGTTAAGCAATTTTTAGCAAATCAAAGACAAGGTACTCACAAAGCGAAAGAAAGAGCTGAGATAAAAGGTAGTACTAGAAAGATAAAGAAACAAAAAGGTACAGGTACAGCACGTGCAGGTTCTATTAAATCTCCAGTTTTTAGAGGTGGTGGTAGAATTTTTGGCCCTAGACCTAGAAGTTATAGTTTTAAATTGAATAAAGGTTTAAAACGATTAGCTAGACAATCAGCACTATCAATCAAAGCAAAAGACAACAATATTGTTGTTGTAGAGAACTTTGAATTTGATGCTCCAAAAACAAAAAACTTTACAAATGTTTTAAATGCTTTAGAGCTAAATAACAAAAAAACGTTGTTTGTGTTGGATGCTTCAAATAAAAATGTATATTTGTCCTCTCGCAATTTAAAAGGCACTAGCGTTGTAAACGCTTCATCATTAAGCACTTACGGAATGCTTAACGCAAATAAAATTGTTCTTACGGAAGGAAGTATAGGAGAAATTGAATCAAATCTTAGCAAGTAA
- the rplW gene encoding 50S ribosomal protein L23 translates to MSILIKPIITEKANELSELHNRFTFEVDKRANKIEIKNAVESTYGVSVSKVRTLNYPVKRNTKFTKKGVVTGKIGAYKKAIIELADGDSIDFYSNI, encoded by the coding sequence ATGAGCATTTTAATAAAACCAATTATTACGGAAAAAGCAAACGAACTGAGTGAATTGCATAATAGATTCACGTTTGAGGTTGATAAGCGTGCAAATAAGATAGAGATAAAGAATGCTGTTGAGAGCACTTATGGTGTTTCAGTTAGTAAAGTTAGAACTTTGAATTACCCGGTAAAACGTAATACAAAATTTACCAAAAAAGGGGTTGTTACAGGTAAAATAGGAGCTTATAAAAAAGCTATTATTGAATTAGCTGACGGAGATAGCATAGATTTTTATAGCAATATTTAA
- the rpmD gene encoding 50S ribosomal protein L30 yields MKKIKVKQVRSQIRRPQDQKRTLESLGLRKLNQVVEHDASPTILGMVNKVKHLVSVEEVK; encoded by the coding sequence ATGAAAAAAATTAAAGTAAAACAAGTACGTAGTCAAATCAGACGTCCTCAAGATCAAAAAAGAACTTTAGAGTCATTGGGTTTACGTAAATTGAATCAGGTTGTTGAGCATGATGCTTCACCAACTATTCTAGGTATGGTAAATAAAGTTAAACACTTAGTTTCTGTAGAGGAAGTTAAATAA
- the rplF gene encoding 50S ribosomal protein L6: protein MSRIGNNPVAIPEGVTIDVKDNVVTVKGKLGELTQEYSNVTIKVEDGNILVTRPSDSKEDKAKHGLYRALMFNMIEGVSKGWSKELELVGVGYRASHQGQRLDLALGFSHNIVLDLAPEVKVETVSEKGKNPIVKLSSFDKQLVGQVAAKIRSYRKPEPYKGKGIKFVGEELRRKAGKSA, encoded by the coding sequence ATGTCAAGAATAGGAAATAATCCAGTGGCGATTCCAGAAGGAGTTACTATAGATGTTAAAGATAATGTAGTTACCGTTAAAGGGAAATTAGGCGAATTAACGCAAGAATATTCTAATGTAACTATTAAAGTTGAAGACGGAAATATTTTAGTAACACGTCCTTCAGATAGTAAAGAAGATAAGGCAAAGCATGGTTTATACCGAGCTCTTATGTTTAATATGATTGAAGGAGTTTCTAAAGGTTGGTCAAAGGAGTTAGAATTAGTTGGTGTTGGTTATAGAGCTAGTCATCAAGGACAAAGGTTAGATTTAGCTTTAGGGTTTTCGCATAATATTGTTTTAGATTTGGCTCCAGAAGTTAAAGTGGAAACCGTATCAGAAAAAGGTAAAAATCCAATTGTAAAATTAAGTTCTTTTGACAAGCAATTAGTAGGACAGGTAGCAGCTAAGATTCGTTCTTATCGTAAACCAGAGCCTTACAAAGGAAAAGGAATTAAATTTGTAGGAGAAGAATTAAGAAGAAAAGCAGGTAAATCTGCATAA
- the rplN gene encoding 50S ribosomal protein L14 — protein MLQQESRLKVADNTGAKEVLVIRVLGGTKRRYASVGDKIVVSVKHATPNGTVKKGQVSRAVVVRTKKEVRRKDGSYIRFDDNACVLLTPTEEMRGTRVFGPVARELREKQFMKIVSLAPEVL, from the coding sequence ATGTTACAACAAGAATCAAGATTAAAAGTAGCTGACAATACCGGTGCAAAAGAAGTGTTGGTAATAAGAGTTTTAGGCGGAACAAAAAGGCGTTACGCTTCTGTTGGCGATAAAATTGTAGTGTCGGTAAAACATGCTACACCTAACGGCACAGTTAAGAAAGGACAAGTTTCTAGAGCAGTTGTGGTACGAACAAAAAAAGAAGTACGTCGTAAAGATGGTTCTTATATAAGATTTGATGATAATGCATGTGTATTGTTAACACCAACTGAAGAGATGAGAGGTACTCGTGTTTTTGGACCAGTGGCTAGAGAACTTCGTGAAAAACAATTCATGAAAATTGTATCACTAGCACCTGAAGTGCTTTAA
- the rplC gene encoding 50S ribosomal protein L3, producing MSGLIGRKIGMTSIFDDNGKNIPCTVIEAGPCVVTQVRTKEVDGYEALQLGFDDKAEKQTTKALKGHFKKAGTTAKSRVAEFQGFDEEYKLGDSITVEHFKEGEFVDVAGTSKGKGFQGVVKRHGFGGVGQATHGQHNRLRAPGSIGAASYPARVFKGMRMAGRMGGDKVKVQNLRVLKVIAEKNLIVVKGAIPGHKNAYITIQK from the coding sequence ATGTCTGGGTTAATAGGAAGAAAAATTGGAATGACCAGTATTTTTGATGACAACGGGAAAAATATTCCTTGTACGGTTATCGAAGCAGGTCCGTGTGTAGTTACCCAAGTCAGAACCAAAGAAGTTGACGGCTATGAAGCCTTACAACTAGGTTTCGATGACAAAGCAGAAAAGCAGACAACTAAAGCGTTAAAAGGACACTTTAAGAAAGCTGGAACAACTGCCAAAAGTCGCGTTGCTGAATTTCAAGGTTTTGATGAGGAGTACAAATTAGGTGATTCAATCACTGTAGAACACTTTAAAGAAGGTGAATTTGTTGATGTTGCTGGTACCTCTAAAGGTAAAGGCTTTCAAGGGGTTGTAAAACGTCACGGTTTTGGTGGTGTTGGTCAAGCAACTCACGGTCAACATAACCGTCTTAGAGCTCCTGGTTCTATAGGTGCAGCATCTTATCCTGCAAGAGTATTTAAGGGTATGAGAATGGCCGGTAGAATGGGTGGTGATAAAGTGAAAGTTCAAAATTTAAGAGTTTTAAAAGTAATAGCTGAAAAGAATCTTATCGTAGTTAAAGGAGCTATTCCTGGTCATAAAAACGCTTACATAACTATTCAGAAATAA